A single window of Pseudomonas lijiangensis DNA harbors:
- a CDS encoding ABC transporter substrate-binding protein, translating to MKLWPKRLPWLLCLALTATFLHTPPATARGETPVDQLVVGMSMINLLSLDPAGATGLEVSEVNSNVYDMLLEQDAARPDQLIPALAERWEISPDRMRLTFHLRPGVTFHSGNPLTAQDVAWSLQRVVTLNKALASTWKAYGYTAQNVSQLMRAEGPSTFVLELPKATDPMLVLNTLATSPSAFVIDRVTAMQHAQGDDQGAAWLTTHTAGSGAFKLDIWRANDVILMTRFDQYWRGPAKMRRVIMRNMTESQALRLMVERGDLDVARGMAATDIKALTRSEEVSVQTIPRGTLYYVALSMEQPLFQDIRVRQAIRSLIDYQGINNVVMPHYGLINQRPLQLGLAARLDDPGYTLNVAQAKRLLAEAGHPDGFKITIRSLTDSPFINIATSLQSTLAQAGIQATIITGTGNQIYGAMRDRRFDILVGRGGGGAERHPHSSLRALIYNPDNREQAKLSNFQGWRTSFYSAEINQLIEQAEQERDAARQLSLYQRIQTLYDQKAGPIMPVSQMTDEVVIHADVRQYLGHSAATTRLRDVYKQR from the coding sequence ATGAAACTCTGGCCCAAGCGCCTGCCCTGGCTGCTATGCCTCGCCCTGACGGCGACATTTCTGCACACCCCGCCTGCCACTGCACGGGGCGAAACACCTGTCGATCAACTGGTGGTCGGCATGAGCATGATCAACCTCCTGTCCCTGGACCCCGCAGGCGCAACCGGCCTTGAGGTGTCGGAGGTCAACTCCAATGTCTACGACATGCTGCTGGAACAGGACGCCGCCCGCCCGGACCAGTTGATCCCGGCACTGGCCGAACGCTGGGAAATCAGCCCGGACCGCATGCGCCTGACCTTTCACCTGCGCCCTGGCGTGACCTTTCATTCCGGCAACCCGCTGACTGCCCAGGATGTCGCCTGGTCCCTGCAGCGCGTAGTCACCCTCAACAAAGCCCTTGCCTCGACCTGGAAAGCCTATGGCTATACAGCGCAGAACGTCAGCCAACTGATGCGCGCCGAAGGGCCTTCGACCTTCGTTCTCGAACTGCCCAAAGCAACCGACCCGATGCTGGTGCTCAACACACTGGCAACGTCGCCAAGTGCCTTTGTCATCGATCGCGTCACGGCCATGCAGCATGCCCAGGGTGACGACCAGGGCGCAGCCTGGCTCACCACGCACACAGCCGGTTCCGGGGCCTTCAAGCTGGACATCTGGCGGGCCAACGACGTGATCCTCATGACTCGCTTCGATCAATACTGGCGCGGGCCGGCCAAGATGCGTCGGGTGATCATGCGCAACATGACCGAGTCACAGGCCCTGCGCCTGATGGTCGAGCGCGGCGATCTGGATGTAGCACGCGGCATGGCCGCCACCGACATCAAGGCCCTGACCCGCTCCGAAGAAGTCAGCGTACAGACCATCCCTCGCGGCACGCTCTATTACGTGGCCCTGAGCATGGAACAGCCGTTGTTTCAGGACATCCGGGTGCGTCAGGCCATTCGTTCGCTGATCGACTATCAGGGCATCAATAACGTGGTGATGCCTCACTACGGCCTGATCAATCAGCGCCCGCTGCAACTGGGCCTCGCGGCACGCCTGGACGATCCGGGCTACACGCTCAACGTCGCCCAGGCCAAGCGCCTGCTGGCCGAAGCCGGGCATCCCGACGGTTTCAAGATCACCATTCGCTCACTCACCGATTCTCCGTTCATCAATATCGCCACCAGCCTGCAATCCACCCTCGCCCAGGCTGGCATCCAGGCCACGATCATCACCGGCACCGGCAACCAGATCTACGGCGCCATGCGTGATCGTCGCTTCGACATTCTGGTCGGTCGCGGTGGCGGCGGTGCCGAACGCCATCCTCACTCCAGCCTGCGGGCCCTGATCTACAACCCGGACAACCGCGAGCAGGCCAAGCTGAGCAATTTTCAGGGCTGGCGCACCTCGTTCTACAGCGCCGAGATCAACCAGTTGATCGAGCAGGCCGAACAGGAGCGCGATGCGGCCAGACAGCTCAGCCTGTACCAGCGTATCCAGACGCTCTACGACCAGAAGGCAGGCCCCATCATGCCGGTCTCGCAAATGACCGATGAAGTGGTGATCCACGCCGATGTACGCCAATACCTGGGCCACAGCGCTGCCACCACGCGCCTGCGGGATGTCTACAAGCAACGCTGA
- a CDS encoding ABC transporter permease, with protein sequence MNTSIASGIKPMTQAPASSFAAFTASCSRLLRFLLRNPMTLAGLIVIGTLMVVALFAPLIATHDPLAQDLSAALRTPGAENWFGTDEYGRDVFSRLVYGSRITLYIVMLVTVIVGPIGLLIGTVSGYFGGWVDSLFMRITDIFISFPSLVLALAFIAALGPGLEHAVIAIALTAWPPIARLARAETLSLRNADFVVAVKLQGASALRIIGRHIIPMCLSSVIIRLTMNMASIILTAAALGFLGLGAQAPLPEWGAMISSGRRYMLESWWLVAAPGATIMLVSLAFNLLGDGLRDVLDPRSE encoded by the coding sequence ATGAATACGTCCATTGCAAGCGGCATCAAGCCCATGACCCAGGCACCGGCTTCAAGCTTCGCGGCCTTCACCGCCAGCTGTTCACGCCTGCTGCGCTTTCTCCTGCGCAACCCGATGACTCTGGCGGGCCTGATCGTGATCGGCACCTTGATGGTGGTCGCGCTGTTCGCTCCGTTGATCGCTACTCACGATCCCCTCGCCCAGGATCTCTCCGCCGCCCTGCGCACACCGGGCGCAGAGAACTGGTTCGGCACCGATGAATATGGCCGCGACGTGTTCAGCCGTCTGGTCTATGGCTCGCGCATCACCCTGTACATCGTGATGCTGGTAACCGTGATCGTCGGCCCGATCGGGCTGCTGATCGGCACCGTGTCCGGCTATTTCGGTGGCTGGGTCGACAGCCTGTTCATGCGCATCACCGACATCTTCATCTCATTCCCGAGCCTGGTTCTGGCACTGGCGTTCATCGCCGCGCTTGGCCCGGGCCTGGAACATGCGGTGATTGCGATTGCCCTGACCGCCTGGCCACCCATTGCACGTCTGGCGCGAGCTGAAACCCTGTCGCTGCGCAACGCCGACTTCGTGGTGGCGGTCAAGCTGCAGGGCGCATCGGCGCTACGCATCATCGGTCGCCACATCATCCCCATGTGCCTGTCCTCGGTGATCATCCGCCTGACCATGAACATGGCCAGCATCATCCTCACCGCCGCCGCACTGGGCTTTCTGGGCCTGGGCGCTCAGGCGCCACTGCCGGAATGGGGCGCGATGATCTCCAGCGGCCGACGTTACATGCTGGAAAGCTGGTGGCTGGTGGCAGCACCCGGCGCGACGATCATGCTGGTCAGCCTGGCTTTCAACCTGCTGGGTGATGGCCTGCGCGATGTTCTGGACCCACGCAGCGAATAA
- a CDS encoding ABC transporter ATP-binding protein: protein MSQIKLAVEDLRVEFTNAGKTTAAVRDVSFNLGREKLAIVGESGSGKSTVGRSLLRLHPSSARITAKTLRFGDTDLLSCSEKQIQGIRGRRMSMIMQDPKYSLNPVIKVGEQIAEAYLAHHKVSAREARERTLDMLAKVHIRDPARVYDLYPHEVSGGMGQRIMIAMMVITDPQVIIADEPTSALDVSVRRQVLNVLEELVSERDLGLIFISHDLNMVRHFCDRVLVMYAGRVVESLAASELDHARHPYTQGLLAALPSLDRPRASLPVLQRDPLWLTH from the coding sequence ATGTCACAGATAAAGCTTGCGGTAGAAGACTTGCGCGTCGAATTCACCAATGCTGGCAAGACAACGGCGGCGGTACGCGATGTTTCGTTCAATCTGGGTCGGGAAAAACTGGCCATCGTCGGCGAGTCCGGCTCGGGCAAATCCACGGTAGGCCGCAGCCTGTTGCGCCTGCACCCATCGAGCGCCCGCATCACCGCCAAAACCCTGCGCTTTGGCGATACCGACCTGCTCAGTTGCAGCGAGAAGCAGATCCAGGGCATTCGCGGTCGGCGCATGTCGATGATCATGCAGGACCCCAAATATTCGCTGAACCCGGTGATCAAGGTCGGCGAGCAGATTGCCGAGGCCTACCTGGCCCATCACAAGGTGTCGGCACGGGAAGCCCGCGAGCGCACCCTGGACATGCTGGCCAAGGTGCATATCCGCGACCCGGCACGGGTCTACGACCTCTACCCTCACGAGGTTTCCGGCGGCATGGGGCAACGGATCATGATCGCCATGATGGTGATTACCGATCCGCAAGTGATCATCGCCGACGAGCCCACTTCGGCACTGGATGTCTCGGTGCGTCGTCAGGTGCTCAATGTGCTGGAAGAACTGGTCAGCGAACGCGACCTGGGGCTGATTTTCATCAGCCATGACCTGAATATGGTTCGGCACTTCTGTGACCGGGTTCTGGTGATGTACGCCGGGCGGGTTGTGGAATCCCTGGCGGCCAGCGAACTGGACCACGCCCGTCATCCGTACACCCAGGGCCTGCTTGCCGCCCTGCCCAGCCTGGATCGTCCACGCGCCAGCCTGCCGGTCCTGCAACGCGATCCCCTTTGGCTCACCCACTGA
- a CDS encoding oligogalacturonate-specific porin KdgM family protein, which yields MKKSIALLSLSALLPSAWSYADSGYINYRHQYAESTRMHSDRVKFGTRLDSSWGFEGELKYKTAGDRQDVAFDNTVGNGHELTISYQHKLNDQWTVTPSLALESIEKSTSYKTGIKVGYKVTDTLSISGRYRYDSIKLDRDKINESMPDNAMDNQSINRYDIWINYSTKGPWTYEYQLTYFDADYIRYDNGTSDYEQNAAFKYRWSKQWVPFFEVGDIKVDSEDDKRQLRLRVGIQYNFL from the coding sequence ATGAAAAAATCAATCGCTCTGCTCTCCCTGTCCGCCCTGTTGCCATCTGCCTGGAGCTATGCCGACAGCGGCTACATCAACTATCGACATCAATACGCGGAAAGCACCCGCATGCACTCCGACCGGGTCAAGTTCGGCACACGCCTGGACAGCAGCTGGGGTTTTGAAGGTGAGCTGAAGTACAAGACGGCGGGCGACCGCCAGGATGTGGCGTTCGACAATACCGTCGGCAACGGCCATGAGCTGACGATCAGCTATCAGCACAAGCTCAACGACCAATGGACCGTGACGCCTTCCCTGGCCCTGGAAAGCATCGAGAAGTCCACGTCTTACAAGACCGGTATCAAGGTCGGCTACAAAGTCACCGATACGCTGAGCATTTCAGGCCGCTACCGCTATGACTCGATCAAGCTGGACCGGGACAAGATCAACGAATCCATGCCCGACAATGCGATGGATAACCAGTCAATCAATCGCTATGACATCTGGATCAACTACTCGACCAAGGGGCCATGGACCTACGAGTACCAGCTCACCTATTTCGATGCCGACTACATCCGCTACGACAACGGCACCAGCGACTACGAACAGAATGCGGCGTTCAAGTATCGCTGGAGCAAGCAATGGGTGCCGTTCTTCGAGGTCGGCGACATCAAGGTCGATTCCGAGGATGACAAGCGTCAGTTGAGGTTACGGGTGGGGATTCAGTACAACTTCCTCTGA
- a CDS encoding ABC transporter permease, with product MSSASFSLLSSRVANGTRRGGSVAATLFGLLLLTFFIGRVMPLDPVLAIVGPDADAAAYAQAYQELGLDKPLWTQFGLYLKDLLHGDLGKALLTGHPVIEDIARVFPATLELATLAILFGVLIGLPLGVYAATHQGRTGDHIARVITLFGYSTPIFWLGMMAFLVFYAWLGWAGGVGRIGLAYDGLIETRSGLLLIDTALSGDWEAFRSALRHILLPAVILSFNSVAYISRMTRSFMLEQLSQEYIITARVKGLSQRRIVWGHAFRNIRVQLLTIVALAYGGLLEGAVLIETVFAWPGFGQYLTSSLLLGDMNAVMACVLLIGLIFVILNQISDALYKVFDPRTR from the coding sequence ATGTCGAGTGCATCATTTTCACTTTTGAGCAGTCGGGTCGCCAACGGCACCCGACGCGGCGGATCAGTGGCGGCGACCCTGTTCGGACTGCTTTTGCTCACTTTCTTCATCGGTCGGGTCATGCCACTGGACCCGGTGCTGGCCATCGTCGGACCTGACGCCGATGCGGCCGCCTACGCCCAGGCCTATCAGGAACTGGGCCTGGACAAACCGCTCTGGACCCAGTTCGGCCTGTACCTCAAGGACCTGTTGCATGGTGATCTGGGCAAGGCCCTGCTCACCGGGCATCCAGTCATCGAAGACATCGCCCGGGTGTTCCCGGCCACTCTGGAACTGGCGACCCTGGCAATCCTGTTCGGCGTGCTGATCGGCCTGCCACTGGGCGTGTATGCCGCGACCCACCAGGGCCGCACCGGCGACCACATTGCCCGTGTCATCACGCTGTTCGGTTACTCCACGCCGATCTTCTGGCTGGGCATGATGGCTTTCCTGGTGTTCTACGCCTGGCTGGGCTGGGCCGGTGGCGTCGGTCGTATCGGCCTGGCCTATGACGGCCTGATCGAAACCCGCTCCGGACTGCTGCTGATCGACACGGCCCTGTCCGGCGACTGGGAAGCCTTTCGCAGCGCACTGCGCCATATCCTGCTGCCGGCCGTGATCCTGAGTTTCAACTCGGTGGCCTACATCAGCCGCATGACCCGCAGCTTCATGCTTGAGCAACTTTCCCAGGAATACATCATCACCGCACGGGTCAAGGGCCTGTCACAGCGGCGGATCGTCTGGGGTCATGCCTTCCGCAACATTCGCGTGCAGTTGCTGACCATCGTCGCCCTGGCCTACGGCGGTCTGCTTGAGGGCGCGGTGCTGATCGAAACGGTCTTTGCCTGGCCGGGCTTCGGCCAGTACCTCACCAGCAGCCTGCTGCTGGGCGACATGAATGCGGTAATGGCCTGCGTGCTGCTGATCGGTCTGATCTTCGTGATCCTGAACCAGATCAGCGACGCCCTCTACAAAGTCTTCGATCCGAGAACCCGCTGA
- a CDS encoding mandelate racemase family protein, whose translation MKITSVSVDVFTYPSRRAVDSAGHAHPGEEKPVKMGMLRIACDDGSEGFSFGAPELIRPHIIESFVKKVLIGQNPMNREKIWQELAHWQRGSASQFTDRALALVEQALWDLAGRALKLPVYKLLGGYRDKVLAYGSTMCGDDIPGGLSTPDEYGQFAEKLVQRGYKGIKLHTWMPPISFAPNPQMDVQACAAVREAVGPDIALMLDGYHWYSRTDALYIGRELQKLDFAWFEEPMMEDSSESYAWLAANLDIPVLGPESIAGKYHSRASWVSNKACDILRAGVAGVGGIGPCMKVAHLAESFGMDCEVHGNGAANLSVVGAISNCRWYERGLLHPFLEYDEVPAYLNTLVDPMDSDGFVHLSEKPGLGEDINFSYIETHTLQRY comes from the coding sequence ATGAAAATCACCTCCGTCAGTGTCGATGTCTTTACCTACCCCTCGCGCCGCGCCGTGGACAGCGCCGGGCACGCTCATCCAGGCGAAGAGAAACCGGTCAAAATGGGTATGCTGCGCATCGCCTGTGACGATGGCAGCGAAGGCTTTTCCTTTGGTGCGCCCGAGCTGATTCGCCCACATATCATCGAGTCATTCGTGAAGAAGGTTCTGATCGGCCAGAACCCCATGAACCGGGAAAAAATCTGGCAGGAACTGGCTCACTGGCAACGCGGCAGCGCCAGCCAGTTCACCGATCGCGCTCTGGCGCTGGTTGAACAAGCCCTGTGGGATCTGGCCGGGCGCGCACTGAAACTGCCCGTCTACAAATTGCTGGGCGGCTATCGCGACAAGGTACTGGCCTACGGTTCGACCATGTGCGGCGACGACATCCCGGGCGGCCTGTCCACGCCGGATGAATACGGCCAGTTCGCCGAAAAGCTGGTCCAGCGTGGCTACAAGGGCATCAAGTTGCACACCTGGATGCCGCCGATCTCTTTCGCTCCCAACCCACAGATGGACGTCCAGGCCTGCGCCGCCGTGCGCGAAGCCGTGGGGCCGGACATCGCCCTGATGCTCGACGGCTATCACTGGTACAGCCGGACCGACGCCCTTTATATAGGCCGTGAACTGCAGAAGCTCGACTTTGCCTGGTTCGAAGAACCGATGATGGAAGACTCCAGCGAGTCCTATGCCTGGCTCGCCGCGAACCTGGATATTCCCGTGCTCGGCCCGGAAAGCATTGCCGGCAAATATCACAGCCGCGCCAGCTGGGTCAGCAACAAGGCCTGCGATATCCTGCGCGCCGGTGTGGCGGGCGTCGGCGGTATCGGGCCGTGCATGAAGGTCGCGCACCTGGCCGAATCGTTCGGCATGGACTGCGAAGTCCACGGCAACGGCGCAGCCAACCTGAGCGTGGTCGGCGCCATCAGCAACTGCCGCTGGTACGAGCGCGGCCTGCTGCACCCCTTCCTTGAATACGATGAGGTGCCGGCCTACCTCAATACCCTGGTCGACCCCATGGACAGCGACGGTTTCGTGCACCTTTCCGAAAAACCGGGGCTGGGCGAAGACATCAACTTCAGCTATATCGAGACTCACACACTGCAACGCTACTGA
- a CDS encoding ABC transporter ATP-binding protein, translated as MAMIRVDSLNLSFGTGPGLNQVLRDVNLQVAEGQSFGLVGESGSGKTTVLRCLAGQYQHWTGNLSVAGRAVSRHLDASHYRTVQMVFQDPYASLHPRHTIDAALKEPLSIHRIGERDRRVCEVLSRVGLNESFRFRYPHQLSGGQRQRVAIARALILEPRVLLLDEPTSALDVSVQAEILNLLADLRQQQGLTYLMVTHDLGVVAHLCDRVAVMQQGQVLETLDSSQLVNNQAQHEYSRLLIQASRDMDVRLTG; from the coding sequence ATGGCAATGATCAGAGTCGATTCACTGAACCTGAGTTTTGGTACTGGTCCAGGACTGAATCAGGTGTTGCGTGACGTTAATCTGCAAGTCGCAGAAGGCCAGTCGTTCGGGCTGGTTGGCGAATCGGGTTCGGGCAAGACCACGGTCCTGCGCTGCCTGGCCGGGCAATACCAGCACTGGACCGGCAACCTGAGCGTGGCCGGTCGGGCGGTAAGCCGTCACTTGGACGCCAGCCATTACCGGACCGTGCAGATGGTCTTTCAGGACCCCTACGCCTCGCTGCACCCGCGTCACACCATCGATGCGGCGCTCAAGGAGCCTCTGAGCATCCATCGCATCGGCGAGCGCGACCGGCGTGTCTGCGAAGTGCTGTCACGGGTGGGCCTCAATGAAAGCTTCCGCTTTCGATATCCGCATCAACTGTCGGGCGGCCAGCGCCAGCGTGTGGCCATTGCCCGGGCATTGATCCTGGAACCCCGCGTCCTGCTGCTGGATGAACCCACCTCGGCGCTGGACGTCTCGGTACAGGCCGAAATCCTCAATCTGCTGGCCGACCTGCGTCAGCAACAAGGCCTCACCTACCTGATGGTGACTCACGACCTCGGCGTCGTGGCGCACCTCTGCGACCGGGTTGCAGTCATGCAGCAGGGCCAGGTGCTGGAAACCCTCGACAGCAGCCAGTTGGTGAACAACCAGGCGCAGCACGAGTATTCCCGATTATTGATCCAGGCCAGCCGCGACATGGACGTACGACTCACCGGCTGA
- a CDS encoding ABC transporter ATP-binding protein/permease — protein MKTLKTFYALASPYWLDRRQWLSWVLLLSVIGMGLLVVQINVWINAWSKTFYDTLGEFKTEALYSLMGQYCLYIAGYVVIVVYLEWLRKALVLRWRRAMTKTTIDAWMQGQAYYRLGLTGEPDNPDQRIAEDVDLLVDRSVELLASFIINMAQVLAFAGVLWNLSGVLNFQVLGHDITIHGYLLWAAVIYTVLGTAFTHYLGSPLQPLNFQQQRYEADFRASLLRKRDHAEQIALYGGEAVEKRQLGERFEHIAGNWWQLMERMRKLQFFTVSYDRVSRIIPVFAALPAFLAKTITLGGLMQIRSAFTAVQGSLSWFIDVYPRLAAWSATVERLGQFHQAIEATRGQVRDIERTVALRIDDLQIHRPDGSVLLDNINASATAGEWLRIEGRSGLGKSTLLRTLQGLWPYYRGTWELPGGSSLLIPQQPYLPEMPLRQLLTYPATECPSDARLVQVLHQVGLSKLEQRLDQQTEWTRELSGGEQQRLGLARALLNAPQTLYLDEATNQLDDQSACHLLNVLRQELPDTLVIGISHQPSVANLFQRTLDLQTSNPLHAKPSLA, from the coding sequence ATGAAAACCCTGAAAACCTTCTACGCCCTGGCCAGCCCTTACTGGCTGGACCGCAGGCAATGGCTGTCCTGGGTGTTGCTGCTCAGCGTGATCGGCATGGGCTTGCTGGTGGTGCAGATCAACGTCTGGATCAACGCCTGGAGCAAGACGTTCTACGACACCCTTGGGGAGTTCAAGACCGAGGCGCTGTACTCGCTGATGGGCCAGTATTGCCTGTACATCGCAGGCTACGTGGTGATCGTTGTCTATCTGGAATGGCTGCGCAAGGCGCTGGTACTGCGCTGGCGTCGGGCGATGACGAAAACCACCATCGATGCCTGGATGCAGGGTCAGGCCTATTACCGTCTGGGGCTGACCGGCGAGCCGGACAACCCCGACCAGCGGATTGCCGAGGATGTGGACCTGTTGGTGGATCGCAGCGTCGAGCTGCTGGCATCGTTCATCATCAACATGGCTCAGGTGCTGGCTTTTGCTGGCGTGTTGTGGAACCTCTCGGGGGTCCTGAACTTCCAGGTGCTGGGCCATGACATCACCATCCATGGTTATCTGTTGTGGGCGGCCGTGATTTATACGGTGCTCGGCACGGCATTCACTCACTATCTCGGAAGCCCGTTGCAGCCGCTGAACTTTCAGCAGCAGCGGTACGAAGCGGATTTTCGAGCCAGCCTGCTGCGCAAGCGCGACCATGCCGAACAGATCGCACTGTATGGCGGAGAAGCTGTCGAGAAACGCCAGCTGGGCGAACGTTTCGAGCACATCGCCGGCAACTGGTGGCAGCTCATGGAGCGGATGCGCAAGCTGCAATTCTTCACCGTGAGTTATGACCGGGTCAGCCGCATCATTCCGGTCTTCGCCGCCCTGCCCGCCTTTCTGGCCAAGACCATCACCCTCGGTGGCCTGATGCAGATCCGTAGCGCCTTCACGGCAGTGCAAGGCTCGCTCAGCTGGTTTATCGACGTCTACCCACGGCTCGCCGCCTGGAGCGCCACGGTGGAACGGCTTGGCCAGTTCCATCAGGCCATCGAGGCCACCCGTGGTCAGGTTCGCGATATCGAACGCACTGTGGCCTTGCGGATCGATGACCTGCAAATCCACCGCCCCGATGGCAGCGTGCTGCTGGACAACATCAATGCCAGCGCCACGGCAGGCGAATGGCTGCGCATCGAAGGCCGCAGCGGCCTGGGCAAATCCACCCTGCTGCGCACCCTGCAAGGCCTGTGGCCCTACTACCGGGGAACCTGGGAACTGCCGGGCGGATCAAGCCTGCTGATTCCGCAACAGCCTTATCTGCCGGAAATGCCGTTGCGCCAGTTACTGACCTACCCGGCCACCGAATGCCCGTCCGATGCGCGCCTGGTGCAGGTGCTGCATCAGGTTGGCCTGTCGAAGCTGGAGCAGCGCCTGGACCAGCAGACCGAGTGGACACGGGAGCTGTCCGGTGGCGAACAGCAACGCCTGGGCCTGGCTCGTGCCTTGTTGAATGCACCGCAGACGCTGTATCTGGATGAAGCGACCAACCAACTGGATGACCAGAGTGCCTGCCATCTGCTCAACGTCCTGCGACAGGAACTGCCTGACACGCTGGTGATCGGCATCAGCCATCAGCCCAGCGTGGCAAACCTCTTCCAGCGCACTCTGGATCTACAGACCAGCAATCCCCTGCACGCCAAACCCTCCCTCGCCTGA